Within the Halichoerus grypus chromosome 2, mHalGry1.hap1.1, whole genome shotgun sequence genome, the region GGGGCTTCCTCTACAGCTGACTATTTCCACgagtcttttttaaaactaaCACTAATCCATCTCTAAACATGTTTCGACAGGATTTCCACATACTTGCACTTTAACTCAATACTCCCAGCATATAAAGTACTCTATCTTAgtcaacaaaaaacccaacagcGCACCTCTGGGCAGTTATCAGACTGCAGTAAAtcttttattacaaataattaaatctttccATAATGTCTCAGACAATATCAAAcaccatttcatatttttaacagAGAGCAGAATAGGCAGTCAGCACGAGAACTGAGAAAGGACAAGTGTTAAATTTCAAGCTTCCAATCACACCACCTGGTGACCAAAGCTTATGTGTCACTTTCTCACGTTATCCAAGTGTACGTCTCACACATCTCGTTGTCTCAGTGGAGACAGAAGTTTCtagttcatggggcgcctgggtggctcagttgttaagcatctgcgtccggctcaggtcatgatcccggggtcctgggattgagtcccgcatggggctccctgttccgcgggaagcctgcttctccctctcccactcccactccccctgcttgtgttccctctcttgctgtgtctctctctgtcaaatgactaaataaaatcttaaaaaaaaaaaaagtttctagttCATATTGTAAGTGCAGGAAGTTGAGATAGATAAAACCCAATGAAAACACATCAATCTCAATTCAACtcagttaacaacaacaacaacaacaacaaaagcaaatttaaattagTTGTTTTGAGGGGAGAGAGGGCAAGGAAGGTATGGGGTTAAGAGTCAAAACTATGACAAAGGCTGGTAGCTCTGGAAACTATCTGTCACATGATACCCTAAAATAAAGTggcttttgtgaattttttttcttttttggtattgTAAACATGTGCTGTTTAATAGTACccgaatttaatttaaaacattttttctctttgcaaacaaaacaaaatttaaagccTTTAAGGCAAACAtttccctaaggaaaaaaaaagtcatttgttaTAAAACTGTGAGGACACCCAAGCAAGCCCCCACTTAAGATTCGTCAGCATGAACTTGAGAGCTTTTGTCCACTGTTCCTCAGAGTTAAACTGCGTTTTGATCGAATAGGAGCCGCCACTTCCTCCTGTGTCTTCAATCTTGCCCTTCTCCACATCCATCCTGCAGGTGAACACAGCAGAGCTCGTTAGCAACTGAGACCCGAGTTAAGTCCGTTCCGGCAAACGGGCAGGGACGTGATCATGGGACCATTCGCGTCATTTTACCTATTAAAGAACTCTTGGCCAGGAATGGTAGTGTATTTTGGATTTGCTTGAAAGCCAAACATCAAGAAGGCTGTCACAAGAGCCTCATTGTCATTGCCGAGTACAGGGACAGGACACACACCCAAACAAATGAGAAGCCTGGGGCAGAGGGCACGTGGGGGTTACAGTACTCCTGACTGTTTTCCTAGGCATCCCTGAACTcatggggagagaagggaggcagaagaatagaaatgctttgttttgGGGTGGCAGAAGCAGCTCGGCCTCACCCTCTTGAACTAAGGTCTCCTTCTATCACTGGGCTCCTACAAAATTTGACCAAAGGAGGCATTCCTGTCTATTTCCAAGGGCTTAAGGGAAAAAGCTTCCTGAAATCAGAGAGCCGATTTGAGCTCTGTGCTAAGAAAATCCCCCCCAAAGCACCGAAGAGAATATTCTTTCTCCTCAGGGACCAGGCGGTCACATTCGGTCCTGCTCAGAGCGTTGCATCCGTCTCTGCCCACCAGTGTCATGTGATTTTGCAGCATTTTCTGCTTTCCCACCATTTACACTATGTTTTGCTTCCATTCTTACTGTCCCTTCAATTCTGCTCAATTTGGTCCTACTCCAGGTTCATTCAGCATTAGGGGGTACTGACCTGTAAGGAAGACAAAAACGGGTCTCGCCTTTCTCTACCTCTTCTTTGAACTGCTGCACACAGTCCAGGAAAGCCACCATGGCATGGTCAAACTTGTTGTCCCAGAAAAACCGCAACCCCCCAGAGCAATATAACGGCAGCTCCTGcccaagaagagagagaaccagCTAAGGGGATGGCACCGAGACAGGCTACCAGAGACTGTTCCCAAGCCCAGCAACCTCTCGAGTCATGTTCTGTCTGTACTGCGCTGGAAACAGCCAACTCGGGCCCATGTGAGGCTCCTAGTCTGCTTCAGCATCACTGGAAGTGGATTAAACAATCTCGCAGTGATTCCTTTCCCACCCTACATACACCTCCTCCTCTGGTCTGCCCTTAGCCCTTTTCAACGGATTGTAAAAACCTACTTTGTGTCTCCAGGCCCCGAAGAGCTAATCCTGACCTAGACAAGACATTCAACAAGACATGGGATCACGAGACACCTTgaagaaagaaactaagaaatgCTATTATCAAAAGTAAACCATTCCGTCAGGAGGTACAAGGATTCTGCATTGCACTGAAAATGGGGCTTCCCGGAATACCTTAGATTTGTCTGTCAGAGACTCCAGATACGAATGGTTTCCATAGGGAACAAGTCGATACCTAAAATGGAGATGCACGTGGAGATGGATACAGGACTCCTGCTAAAGTGATTACTGGAATGTTATAACCCAGTGATTTTCAGGCTTCATCCTACCCAAGGGCTACTTTTATTattcccacccctctctctcatcTCCCCATAGACTCCGTGTTTAAAAGATGTTGTTTACCGAACGAactacatttattatataatcgTCTGGGGGCCTTTCATTGGTACGTGTAGGTTTTGTTTaggctgaaaaaaacaaaagctgaaaacAGCTTGAGGAACCACCAAGGTTCTAGAGATGCTGGGCTGGGGACCACAGCTCGGGTCGTGCAGTCCAAAGGCTGCTCGATGAGTGGAAAGAGTCCTGTCGTCAGGGGGAGAATCAGAAGCGGGGTCTCCACAGACAGAAAACTCTCAGTGTGTTGGGAGCAAGGGCTCCTGCCACTGCAGAGTACCAAGCTGGAGATACAGATTATATCAAGGACACGCCACACCCCAAGAAAGGGGGGCATTTCTTACCTCTGAAATTTCAGACCCATCTTATTGGCCAGGGCATGGAGCAGCAACACCGTTTGACCCCAGGCAGCATTGATCTCATTCCATTCCACGGGAACACTGGGCAGGCGACCCAGTCGGAAGTTATTGATTGTGCCGAACTGTCCACTGTGcctggaggaaggcaggagggtggggggaaataCAGGGAGACCTTAACACTCAGCAATTTGAGACTTCCTGCTCGCACCTAAACCCTCACATAAATCTCTCTCCTCATCTCCACATTCACATACCTAAGCTCTACTTGgcactttatttacttatttaagtaagctctatgcccaacgtggggcttggactcacgaccccaggatcaagagtcgcatgctctaccgactgagccagccaggtgcccctctacttgGCACTTTAAATACGTGTCCAAACGCGAGTTGTCATCTCTCTCCTTGTGCTCAGATGCCAAAGCAGAAACGGGGACATCATTCTtgaatgctctctctctgctccctcccctcaaAAACCACCAAGCTCTCTTGATTGGACTTCCTAAATCTCTTCAATCTATCTACTTTTTTCCAAGCTCAATGCCGCTGCTCTGTCTTTTCCTGCTTAGAGTCCTACTGACAAGTCTCCTTACCACTGGcactgccctcctgcccccaacaCTTCCCACTCCGCAGGTGAAGGGATGATTCACAAACGCAAATGTTAATTATGTCAGCTCTCTGCCTAAAATGCTTTAGTGGTTTCCACTGCCCTTTGGATGAAGCCCAAATCCCTTCATGAGGCCTACGAGCTCCCCGGGGAACTGGTCACTCTCCAGTTTCATATCCTGTCACTCTCCCCTTTACACTCAATCTCCAGTCACAATAAGCTCCTTTCAGGTCTCCGGACTCACCACTCCCACGTTCCTCTGTTTCTTTGCACATGACGTTCCTCTACCAGGAACAACCCCCCCTGCAGACTTCCACTTCATGTCTCAGCTTCAACATCAACCTCCCCTGGGGCAAACTTTCCATGTGGCCTTCCCAAACTGAGCCAAGTGCCTTTATGTGGCCCCAGAGCCCCCCTGAGGTTCACGGTTATCACGTCGCATTACAACTGCCTATCACATACCCATCCCTTCCACGAGATTCTAAGCAACTAGAAGGTAGAACACATGTTGTGTGCTGTTGCCCTTCTGGTGCTTAACACGGTGCCTGCCATGTACGAGATGCTCAGCAATACTAGTTAAATGGACAAAACGTCGAATAAATACATCAGTGATCCTAGGGGCAGCACCCAGGCAGATGACAAGGTTTTCGTGGGACTGGAGGGCTCagatcttttcctttccttggggGAGTGGATGTCACCAAGCTCTAGAATTCCAACCCCCAGAGGTGCCTATCCCAtcacagggaacaaaagcagcCCGGACGGGGCGACCGTGTACAGTCTGATTTCGGGGGAGGCGGCCGCCTCGGCCTAGTGGTCAGCAGCTAAGGTGCAGGCGTGCAGtgctccccaggccctcctcaCCCTCCGGCCCGCATTACCAGATGTGGAAGGTCGCATTGAAGACATTAGTTTTCTTCAGCTTGTCCAGCTGCATCTGGGCATAACGCATCTGGTTTTCCACACTCTTCAGCTCATCGTCCAGCTCCAGCTGTTGTCGCTTAAATTCACTGTACTCCCTCTGATACCTGTGAGCAGCAAGGTGGCCATTGAAGGCGGTTGGTTTGGGGCTGAAATTTCTCTCTCACCACTCCTCATAACAATTTAGTCTGGTGGTTTTGGTGAGACCTAGTTACAGCATCCTTTCCATTTGGCACAGATCCCATTCAAAGGAACATACAGGCCCTAGCTGTTCTGTCTGCAGGGGACAGAAAGGTCTCAAATTCTAGCTGCCCATATGCAAAGGGCAGAGGAAAATAGGACTCTCCTAAACCAAGGCCATGCGCCTCTCGTATTTCTGGTCTTTTACGAAAGTGAGGTGAGGGGGTTAAGAGTGGCTTCTTCTGTGAAATGACGGTAATTGAACTTCCAGAACTTCACTTCTGTGCACGTAACTGTCCTTTATAGTTAGCATACACCATTTCCAAGGGAACTCATTCACGACTTcgaaaaaagtaacttttttctCTGTCCATCACTTCCCCAACTTTAGTTAGTGTTGACACTGGGTCTCCTCCTCTGGATAGAGGGCTCTCTCAGGTCAAGATCaccagtgaggggcgcctgggtggctcagtcgttaagcgtctgccttcggctcaggtcatgatcccggggtcctgggatcgagccccacatcgggctccctgctcagcgggaagcctgcttctccctctcccactccccctgcttgtgttccctctctcgctatgtctctgtgtcaaataaataaataaaatcttaaaaaaaaaaaaaaaaaaagatcaccagTGGAATTTTTGGGCCGGGAAGGAACGAATGTAGGCCAACATGCTCATCTTTCCAGAGGATGCCAGGTTGGGTGGCTGACTTACAGTTCCCTACACGGCAGAAAGGCAACTAGAACCCTCGTTTCTCTGCTCTCTATTTAACCGacatgcttttttcacttaattaggCGGACCCCTCATACAGAACCCTCCCAACAGCCCTCAAGAAATAGGGCCTGGAAACAGTATGTGGGATCTGGAGCAGACAAGCTGCCAAATGGCAGGTGACTGCAGCTTACAAACTACTCAGACACAGTCCGTGAGAAGCCACTTCTCCTCCTGGAGTGTCGAGGCCAGGAAGACAGAGGAACAGGGTGACCACTCACTGAGCTTCCTCCTGATCCAGTCTCTCAGCCTCAGCCTGGACCTTCTCGAGATTTTCTGCCACTATCTTGCGGTTCTTTTCCACATCTTCCAGCTCCTGGATCAGCCTCTCCTCCTCTAATGCCAGCTCCTTTAGCTCCCTCTGTAGCTGTTCACTGTCGTCCTCATTCATCTGCTCTAAGAGCTCTAAACAGCGTCTGCCAAGGACACAGGCAGAATATACTCACCGCAGGGAACCTGTTACGCTGTTTACCTGAGTGGAGCACAGCTCCCGGGGAAGAGCCAAGCAGTCTGAGAGCAGGCACAGCTCTCGGGTTCCGGGCACTAGTTCTAGAGGCACTCACTTGTAGTTCTGACACTCATTTTCAGTGACGTTGAGCTGAGTGTCCAGTTGGTCTAAAAGAGTGTCTGTGCATTCCTCACACAGCGGGTGATCCACATCGGTCTGGCCTGACATGATGTCAAAAAGGTCCCCAGTGACCTggaagtgtggggtgggggagagtcaGGGTAGGGCCTGCCCCAGGCGACCTGTCGGGCCACCCGCTCTAGCAGCCAGGCCCACCGCTGGACGCTGCAACACTGCCCACTTGCCTTCAGTCTTCGGCTGAGATTCTCCATGGTGCCGCCATCAGATGCCTCCCCGATCAGAGTGAAGCTGTTGGCACTTTCTGTAGACATCATCCTGCAGACAGCCCCCCGCCCACGGGCCACATGAGGGAGCAGAGAGGCCTCCTCCACCTACTGCAGGTTCAGTGGCAGAGACTCTCAAGCACCGGCTGAGGGGCCTCAAGGCGCATACCCACTCCTAGCCCGACTGACCTCCCAAGGGTACCTCTCTCCCAAGGGAAGGCCATGCTGGTCTTCCACAGGGGCACTCAGCACGAAGGTTGGCCTGGATGGActaaggagggagagggggcatcAAAAACTGACACGTGTGTGTGTCTACagtagaaaaggaaggagaatcaggaaagaccatttttaaatatcataccACTCGCCAGTAGCCTTCACATGCATCAACAACTAAGAACCTGAACGTCTAACAACATCTACTATTTTAAAGCTTTTCAAGAGCCCATCTCTTTTATTAGTCATTCACTCCCTCAGACTTTTCTTGATTCTTCATCAAGACAGCCACTGTCCCTTCCCACTGTGTGAATGGCTACAGGGAAAACCAATACTGGAAAGTGATGGGCCAGGTATAAGAGAATACATCTTTTCTGGAAGAGCCAAAAGGCTCGGT harbors:
- the BECN1 gene encoding beclin-1 isoform X2; its protein translation is MEGSKTSSSTMQVSFVCQRCSQPLKLDTSFKILDRVTIQELTAPLLATAQVKPGETQEEEANSGEEPFLETRQDGVSRRFIPPARMMSTESANSFTLIGEASDGGTMENLSRRFQVTGDLFDIMSGQTDVDHPLCEECTDTLLDQLDTQLNVTENECQNYKRCLELLEQMNEDDSEQLQRELKELALEEERLIQELEDVEKNRKIVAENLEKVQAEAERLDQEEAQYQREYSEFKRQQLELDDELKSVENQMRYAQMQLDKLKKTNVFNATFHIWHSGQFGTINNFRLGRLPSVPVEWNEINAAWGQTVLLLHALANKMGLKFQRYRLVPYGNHSYLESLTDKSKELPLYCSGGLRFFWDNKFDHAMVAFLDCVQQFKEEVEKGETRFCLPYRMDVEKGKIEDTGGSGGSYSIKTQFNSEEQWTKALKFMLTNLKWGLAWVSSQFYNK
- the BECN1 gene encoding beclin-1 isoform X1, producing MEGSKTSSSTMQVSFVCQRCSQPLKLDTSFKILDRVTIQELTAPLLATAQVKPGETQEEEANSGEEPFLETRQDGVSRRFIPPASPSRPTFVLSAPVEDQHGLPLGERMMSTESANSFTLIGEASDGGTMENLSRRFQVTGDLFDIMSGQTDVDHPLCEECTDTLLDQLDTQLNVTENECQNYKRCLELLEQMNEDDSEQLQRELKELALEEERLIQELEDVEKNRKIVAENLEKVQAEAERLDQEEAQYQREYSEFKRQQLELDDELKSVENQMRYAQMQLDKLKKTNVFNATFHIWHSGQFGTINNFRLGRLPSVPVEWNEINAAWGQTVLLLHALANKMGLKFQRYRLVPYGNHSYLESLTDKSKELPLYCSGGLRFFWDNKFDHAMVAFLDCVQQFKEEVEKGETRFCLPYRMDVEKGKIEDTGGSGGSYSIKTQFNSEEQWTKALKFMLTNLKWGLAWVSSQFYNK